From Acidicapsa acidisoli, the proteins below share one genomic window:
- a CDS encoding carboxylate-amine ligase — MRPSFTLGIEEEYQTIDPVTRDLRSHIATEMLSQGKMRLEERVKAEMHQSVVEVGTRVCENIECARLDLYDLRREMIRLAKENNLTLVAGATHPFADWRTQEIYPDPRYRQVVKDLQLVARSNLIFGLHVHVGIEDREVAIRIMNSMRYFLPHIMALTTNSPFWLGLNTGYKGYRAKVFENFPRTGIPDAFASYSEYDNYVNLLVKTNCIDNGKKIWWDIRPHPYFSTIEVRACDIPLRASESIAVAALIQATAAYLYRLHESNQDFRQYARPLLMENKFRAVRYGLDGNLIDFGKEAEVPERDLIREYLDLIDPVVDELGSRTAINGVRHILETGTGADRQLEVFAKTGDLKAVVDYMAQETAAGLF; from the coding sequence ATGCGGCCATCGTTCACGCTCGGCATTGAAGAGGAGTACCAGACTATCGATCCGGTGACCCGCGATCTGCGCTCTCACATTGCGACGGAGATGCTTTCGCAGGGCAAGATGCGGCTGGAGGAGCGGGTCAAGGCTGAGATGCACCAGTCCGTTGTCGAAGTCGGCACGCGGGTCTGCGAGAACATCGAGTGCGCCCGCCTGGATCTGTACGACCTGCGGCGGGAGATGATCCGGCTGGCGAAGGAAAACAACCTGACGCTGGTGGCTGGGGCGACGCATCCTTTTGCGGATTGGCGGACGCAGGAGATTTATCCCGATCCGCGCTATCGCCAGGTGGTGAAGGATCTGCAGTTAGTTGCGCGGTCCAACCTGATCTTTGGGTTGCATGTGCATGTGGGGATCGAGGATCGCGAAGTGGCGATTCGGATCATGAATTCGATGCGCTACTTTCTGCCGCATATCATGGCGCTAACGACCAATTCTCCCTTCTGGCTTGGGCTTAATACCGGGTACAAGGGTTATCGGGCGAAGGTATTCGAGAACTTCCCGCGCACTGGCATTCCGGACGCGTTTGCGAGTTATTCGGAGTACGACAACTATGTGAATCTGCTGGTGAAGACGAACTGCATCGATAACGGGAAGAAGATTTGGTGGGATATTCGTCCGCATCCTTACTTCAGCACGATTGAGGTGAGGGCCTGCGATATTCCGCTGCGCGCGTCGGAGTCGATTGCCGTTGCCGCGTTGATCCAGGCTACGGCTGCGTATCTTTATCGATTGCATGAGTCGAATCAGGACTTTCGCCAGTACGCACGGCCCTTGCTGATGGAGAACAAGTTCCGCGCGGTGCGCTATGGACTGGATGGCAATCTGATCGACTTCGGCAAAGAGGCCGAGGTGCCGGAACGTGACCTGATCCGTGAATATCTCGACCTGATAGATCCTGTGGTGGATGAGTTGGGCAGCCGCACCGCGATCAATGGTGTTCGCCACATACTGGAAACCGGCACTGGCGCTGACCGGCAGCTAGAGGTGTTTGCAAAAACTGGCGACCTCAAAGCTGTGGTTGACTACATGGCGCAGGAGACTGCGGCCGGGTTGTTTTGA
- a CDS encoding SDR family NAD(P)-dependent oxidoreductase — protein sequence MSALKGTALITGASTGIGAVYADRFAKRGYDLILVARSEEKLAEVAARLKSTGRRIETISADLTKKEDVQRVAERLSTDPTITALVNNAGAASVAKLLDAKIDDLEDMIYLNVIALTRLAHAALPGFVARKNGLLINIASVVALAPELLNGSYSGSKAYVVNFTQALKNEVEGKGVTVQAVLPGATATPLWEKAGRPVEHLPSEIVMTAEDMVNAALAGLDRHELITIPSLPDVADWEKYEAARKALGPNLSRQKPAARYGIQC from the coding sequence ATGTCAGCACTCAAAGGCACAGCGCTTATCACGGGCGCTTCTACCGGCATCGGCGCTGTCTACGCTGATCGCTTTGCAAAACGCGGTTACGATCTTATTCTTGTTGCTCGCAGCGAGGAGAAGCTCGCTGAAGTTGCCGCACGATTGAAGTCCACCGGCCGCAGGATCGAGACGATCTCTGCCGACCTAACGAAGAAGGAAGACGTTCAGCGCGTGGCAGAGCGATTGAGCACCGATCCCACAATCACTGCGCTAGTTAACAACGCCGGTGCGGCCAGCGTAGCGAAGCTGCTCGACGCAAAGATCGACGATCTCGAGGACATGATCTATCTAAATGTCATCGCGTTGACGCGGTTGGCCCATGCCGCTCTGCCGGGTTTCGTGGCGCGCAAAAACGGACTTCTCATCAACATCGCCTCTGTCGTCGCCCTTGCGCCGGAGCTTCTGAACGGGAGCTACAGCGGCTCCAAGGCTTACGTTGTGAACTTCACGCAAGCACTGAAGAACGAAGTGGAAGGCAAGGGCGTGACCGTGCAGGCGGTGTTACCGGGAGCGACTGCAACGCCTTTGTGGGAAAAGGCCGGCCGCCCGGTAGAGCATCTGCCGAGCGAGATCGTGATGACGGCTGAGGATATGGTGAATGCAGCCCTCGCCGGCCTCGACCGGCATGAGCTGATTACCATTCCATCTCTACCTGATGTTGCGGACTGGGAGAAGTACGAGGCGGCACGCAAAGCCCTGGGTCCGAACCTTTCCCGTCAGAAACCGGCGGCTCGTTATGGGATTCAGTGCTGA
- a CDS encoding TetR/AcrR family transcriptional regulator — MTEKSTRDRLIDVGLTLMHQNGYNAIGLSDILKAADVPKGSFYHHFGSKEDFAAAALERYVAHEGEHTATVLNDSKTPPLKRLKRYFSDLVKTYGQKGRIPGCMMGRFTLEMAAESPQLRKQISVSFARWQDKIAAVVQQAVEQKELPADTDPELLAGFLLNSWEGALLRSQAEKSDASLETFMRYVFDGLLTKEPLGNAATR; from the coding sequence ATGACAGAAAAATCGACGCGTGATCGTTTAATCGACGTGGGCCTTACGCTGATGCATCAGAACGGATACAACGCCATCGGGCTGAGCGACATTCTGAAGGCGGCAGATGTGCCGAAGGGCTCTTTTTATCACCATTTCGGTAGCAAAGAAGACTTTGCCGCGGCTGCGTTGGAAAGGTATGTCGCGCACGAAGGAGAACATACGGCAACCGTTCTGAACGACTCGAAGACGCCGCCGTTGAAACGCCTGAAGCGTTATTTCAGCGATCTTGTGAAGACCTACGGCCAGAAGGGACGGATTCCCGGGTGCATGATGGGTCGCTTCACTCTGGAGATGGCGGCGGAAAGTCCACAGTTGAGGAAACAGATCAGCGTCTCTTTCGCGCGTTGGCAAGACAAGATCGCGGCCGTCGTACAACAGGCGGTCGAACAGAAAGAGCTTCCCGCGGATACAGATCCCGAGTTGCTGGCTGGTTTTCTACTCAACAGCTGGGAAGGAGCGCTCTTACGTTCTCAGGCAGAAAAGAGTGACGCATCGCTCGAAACCTTCATGCGCTACGTCTTCGATGGCTTGTTGACAAAGGAACCATTGGGCAACGCGGCAACCCGCTGA